The Paramisgurnus dabryanus chromosome 1, PD_genome_1.1, whole genome shotgun sequence genome includes a window with the following:
- the LOC135779065 gene encoding ladderlectin-like isoform X1: protein MAVMRALVLLFLVFSVESAPAHRCPHGWTPFGVQCYKFFSQSVDWITAEKNCQSIDANLASVRSTMEHNFLLSLIVSANTRVWIGGHDGETEGQWLWSDGSQFHFTNWCPGEPSNNFGKENCLEINFTQNRCWNDADCSTTISYICAQPIRS from the exons ATGGCAGTCATGAGAGCTCTTGTGCTTCTTTTCTTGGTCTTTTCTGTTGAGAGTGCACCAG CTCATCGCTGCCCACATGGATGGACACCCTTTGGTGTGCAATGCTACAAATTCTTCTCTCAGTCAGTTGACTGGATCACAGCTGAG aaAAACTGTCAATCTATTGATGCTAATCTTGCATCTGTGCGCAGTACAATGGAACACAACTTTCTCCTGAGTCTGATTGTGTCTGCTAACACACGTGTTTGGATTGGTGGCCATGATGGtgaaact GAAGGACAATGGCTGTGGTCTGATGGATCTCAATTTCACTTTACCAACTGGTGCCCTGGAGAACCTAGCAATAATTTTGGTAAAGAGAACTGCCTGGAGATAAACTTTACAC AGAACCGTTGCTGGAATGATGCGGATTGTTCAACCACAATCAGCTACATTTGTGCCCAACCTATTAGAtcatga
- the LOC135779062 gene encoding ladderlectin-like, with the protein MAVMRALVLLFLVFSAGNAAAHHCPHGWTPFGLQCFKFFSESVNWATAEKNCQSIDANLASVRNKVEYNFLLSLIVPADTLVWIGGHDGEIEGQWLWSDGSQLDFTDWCSGEPNNYQGNPESCLMINWTNNKCWNDAQCSSAFSYICAKPLRS; encoded by the exons ATGGCAGTCATGAGAGCTCTTGTGCTTCTTTTCTTGGTCTTTTCTGCTGGGAATGCAGCAG CTCATCACTGCCCACATGGATGGACACCTTTTGGTCTGCAATGCTTCAAATTCTTCTCCGAGTCAGTTAACTGGGCCACAGCTGAG aaAAACTGTCAATCTATTGATGCAAATCTTGCATCTGTGCGCAATAAAGTGGAATACAACTTTCTCCTGAGTCTGATTGTGCCTGCTGACACACTTGTTTGGATTGGTGGCCATGATGGTGAAATT GAAGGACAATGGCTGTGGTCTGATGGATCTCAATTAGATTTTACCGACTGGTGCTCTGGCGAACCCAACAACTATCAGGGTAACCCTGAGAGCTGCCTAATGATAAACTGGACCA ATAACAAGTGCTGGAATGATGCGCAGTGTTCATCCGCATTCAGCTACATTTGTGCCAAACCTCTGAGATCGTGA